In the genome of Capra hircus breed San Clemente chromosome 5, ASM170441v1, whole genome shotgun sequence, one region contains:
- the PAN2 gene encoding PAB-dependent poly(A)-specific ribonuclease subunit PAN2 isoform X4 yields the protein MNFEGLDPGLAEYAPAMHSALDPVLDAHLNPSLLQNVELDPEGVALEALPVQESVHIMEGVYSELHSVVAEVGVPVSVSHFDLHEEMLWVGSHGGHATSFFGPTLERYSSFQVNGSDDIRQIQSLENGILFLTKNNLKYMARGGLIIFDYLLDESEDMHSLLLTDSSTLLIGGLQNHILEIDLNTVQETQKYAVETPGVTIMRQTNRFFFCGHTSGKVSLRDLRTFKVEHEFDAFSGSLSDFDVHGNLLATCGFSSRLTGLACDRFLKVYDLRMMRAITPLQVHVDPAFLRFIPTYTSRLAIISQSGQCQFCEPTGLANPADIFHVNPVGPLLMTFDVSASKQALAFGDSEGCVHLWTDSPEPSFNPYSRETEFALPCLVDSLPPLDWSQDLLPLSLIPVPLTADTLLSDWPAANSAPAPRRAPPVDAEILRTMKKVGFIGYAPNPRTRLRNQIPYRLKESDSEFDNFSQVTESPIGREEEPHLHMVSKKYRKVTIKYSKLGLEDFDFKHYNKTLFAGLEPHIPNAYCNCMIQVLYFLEPVRCLIQNHLCQKEFCLACELGFLFHMLDLSRGDPCQGSNFLRAFRTIPEASALGLILADSDEASGKGNLARLIQRWNRFILTQLHQDLQELEVPQAYRGAGGSSFCSSGDSVIGQLFSCEMENCSLCRCGSETVRASSTLLFTLSYPEDKTGKNCDFAQVLKRSICLEQNTQAWCDNCEKYQPTIQTRNIRHLPDILVINCEVNSLKEADFWRMQAEVAFKMAIKKHSGEISKNKEFALADWKELGSPEGMLMCPSIEELKNVWLPFSIQMKMTKNKGLDVCNWTDGAEMQWGPARAEEEHGVYVYDLMATVVHILDSRTGGSLVAHIKVGETYHQRKEVSEGVTHQQWYLFNDFLIEPIDKHEAVQFDMNWKVPAILYYIKRNLNSKYNLNIKNPIEANVLLAEASLARKQRKTHTTFIPLMLNEMPQVGDLVGLDAEFVTLNEEEAELRSDGTKSTIKPSQMSVARITCVRGQGPNEGIPFIDDYISTQEQVVDYLTQYSGIKPGDLDAKISSKHLTTLKSTYLKLRFLIDIGVKFVGHGLQKDFRVINLMVPKDQVLDTVYLFHMPRKRMISLRFLAWYFLDLKIQGETHDSIEDARTALQLYRKYLELSKNGTEPESFHKVLKGLYEKGRKMDWKVPEPEGQTSPKSAAVFSSVLAL from the exons atgaaCTTCGAGGGTCTGGACCCTGGACTGGCAGAGTATGCCCCGGCAATGCATTCTGCCCTGGATCCTGTCCTGGATGCCCACCTGAACCCGAGTCTGCTACAGAACGTGGAGCTGGACCCGGAGGGAGTGGCCCTAGAGGCTCTTCCAGTCCAGGAGTCAGTGCACATAATGGAAGGTGTCTACTCTGAGTTGCACAGTGTGGTGGCTGAAGTGGGTGTGCCTGTCTCCGTCTCCCACTTTGACTTGCACGAGGAGATGCTGTGGGTGGGAAGCCATGGG GGCCATGCCACATCATTTTTCGGCCCAACTTTGGAGCGCTACTCATCATTTCAGGTCAATGGCAGTGATGACATCCGCCAGATCCAGAGCCTGGAGAATGGTATCCTTTTTCTTACCAAGAACAACCTCAAGTATATGGCCCGAGGAGGCCTCATTATATTTGATTACCT GCTGGATGAGAGTGAAGACATGCACAGCCTGTTGCTGACAGACAGCAGCACTCTGCTCATTGGTGGGCTGCAGAACCACATACTAGAGATTGACCTGAACACTGTCCAGGAGACTCAGAAG TATGCAGTTGAGACACCTGGAGTCACTATCATGAGACAGACGAATCGCTTCTTCTTCTGTGGCCACACATCTGGCAAG GTTTCTCTGCGAGATCTCCGTACTTTTAAGGTGGAACATGAGTTTGATGCCTTCTCAGGGAGCCTGTCGGATTTTGATGTGCATGGCAACCTGCTGGCCACCTGTGGCTTCTCCAGCCGCCTTACTGGTCTTGCCTGTGACCGTTTCCTCAAAGTTTATGATCTACGCATGATGCGTGCCATCACACCACTTCAGGTTCACGTGGATCCTGCCTTCTTACGCTTCATCCCTACATATACTTCTCGTCTTGCTATCATCTCCCAGTCAG GGCAGTGCCAGTTTTGTGAGCCCACAGGCCTGGCCAACCCAGCAGACATCTTTCATGTGAATCCTGTGGGACCTCTGCTGATGACGTTTGACGTGTCAGCCAGCAAGCAGGCCCTCGCTTTTGGGGATTCTGAGGGCTGCGTGCACCTCTGGACTGATTCCCCTGAGCCTTCCTTCAACCCGTACTCCCGTGAGACCGAGTTTGCTTTGCCCTGTCTCGTGGACTCACTGCCGCCTCTGGACTGGAGCCAGGACCTACTGCCTCTTTCCCTCATCCCTGTCCCGCTGACCGCTGACACGCTTCTCTCTGATTGGCCTGCTGCCAACTCTGCTCCAGCTCCCAG GCGAGCACCCCCTGTGGATGCAGAGATTCTGCGCACCATGAAGAAGGTGGGCTTCATTGGCTATGCACCCAATCCCCGCACCAGGCTGCGAAATCAG ATTCCTTACCGACTCAAGGAGTCTGACAGTGAATTTGACAACTTCAGCCAGGTCACTGAGTCACCAATAGGGCGGGAAGAGGAGCCACATCTCCACATGGTCTCTAAGAAGTACCGCAAG GTGACCATCAAATACTCCAAGCTAGGGCTGGAGGACTTCGACTTCAAGCACTACAATAAGACGCTGTTTGCTGGATTGGAGCCCCACATCCCCAATGCCTACTGTAACTGCATGATCCAG GTGCTCTATTTCCTGGAGCCTGTGCGTTGTCTAATCCAGAACCACCTTTGCCAGAAGGAGTTCTGCCTGGCCTGCGAGCTGGGCTTCCTCTTCCACATGTTGGACCTCTCCCGAGGCGACCCCTGTCAG GGCAGTAATTTTCTTCGAGCATTCCGCACCATTCCTGAGGCCTCAGCCCTTGGTCTGATTTTGGCTGACTCAGATGAGGCTTCGGGCAAGGGCAACCTGGCCAGGCTCATTCAGAGGTGGAACCGCTTCATTCTCACGCAACTTCATCAAGATTTGCAGGAGCTGGAAGTACCCCAGGCTTACCGAGGCGCTGGAGGCAG CAGCTTTTGCTCATCGGGGGACTCTGTCATTGGGCAGCTGTTCAGCTGTGAGATGGAAAACTGCAGCCTCTGCCGCTGTGGCAGTGAGACCGTGCGAGCCTCATCCACACTGCTCTTCACGCTCTCTTACCCTGAGG ATAAAACCGGGAAGAACTGTGACTTTGCTCAGGTGTTGAAGCGAAGCATCTGCCTGGAGCAGAATACACAGGCCTGGTGTGACAACTGTGAAAAGTACCAGCCCACG ATCCAGACCCGCAACATCCGCCATCTGCCAGATATTCTTGTCATCAACTGTGAGGTGAACAGTTTGAAAGAAGCTGATTTCTGGAGGATGCAGGCTGAG GTTGCCTTCAAGATGGCAATAAAGAAGCATAGTGGGGAAATCTCCAAGAATAAGGAGTTTGCTCTGGCTGATTG GAAGGAACTAGGCAGTCCAGAGGGCATGCTGATGTGTCCCTCCATTGAGGAGTTGAAGAATGTCTGGCTTCCTTTCTCCATTCAAATGAAGATGACCAAGAACAAAGGGCTGGATGTTTGCAATTGGACTGATGGGGCTGAGATGCAG TGGGGCCCAGCCAGGGCAGAGGAGGAGCATGGTGTCTATGTGTATGACCTGATGGCAACTGTGGTACACATCCTGGACTCACGCACAGGGGGCAGCCTGGTGGCTCACATCAAAGTTGGAGAGACCTACCACCAGCGCAAGGAGGTGAGTGAG GGTGTTACCCACCAGCAGTGGTATCTCTTCAACGACTTTCTCATTGAACCTATCGATAAG CATGAAGCTGTGCAGTTTGACATGAATTGGAAAGTGCCTGCTATCCTTTATTACATCAAAAGGAATCTTAATTCCAAATACAACCTGAACA TTAAGAATCCTATTGAGGCAAATGTTCTGCTGGCTGAAGCCTCATTAGCACGGAAGCAGCGGAAAACACATACTACTTTTATTCCCCTGATGCTGAATGAGATGCCACAGGTTGGGGACTTGGTGGGCCTGGACGCTGAGTTTGTCACCCTTAATGAG GAAGAAGCAGAGCTGCGCAGCGATGGCACCAAGTCTACCATCAAGCCAAGCCAGATGTCAGTGGCGAGGATTACCTGCGTTAGGGGCCAGGGACCCAATGAGGGTATCCCCTTCATTGATGACTACATCTCTACCCAGGAGCAG GTGGTGGATTACTTGACTCAGTACTCAGGGATAAAGCCAGGAGACCTTGATGCCAAGATTTCCTCTAAGCACCTCACAACTCTAAAGTCTACCTACTTAAAGCTTCGTTTTCTCATAGACATTGGAGTCAAGTTTGTGGGTCACGGTCTCCAAAAGGACTTCCGGGTCATCAACCTCATG GTGCCCAAGGACCAAGTCCTTGACACTGTTTATCTATTTCACATGCCCCGGAAACGAATGATTTCCCTGCGATTCCTTGCTTGGTACTTTCTAG ACCTGAAGATTCAAGGGGAGACCCATGACAGTATTGAGGATGCCCGCACAGCCCTTCAGCTTTACCGAAAGTATCTGGAGCTAAGCAAAAATGGCACTGAACCTGAGTCCTTCCACAAAGTTCTCAAGGGCCTTTACGAGAAAGGTCGAAAGATGGACTGGAAGGTGCCTGAGCCTGAGGGCCAGACAAGTCCCAAGA GTGCAGCTGTCTTCTCTTCAGTGCTGGCACTCTGA
- the PAN2 gene encoding PAB-dependent poly(A)-specific ribonuclease subunit PAN2 isoform X6: MNFEGLDPGLAEYAPAMHSALDPVLDAHLNPSLLQNVELDPEGVALEALPVQESVHIMEGVYSELHSVVAEVGVPVSVSHFDLHEEMLWVGSHGGHATSFFGPTLERYSSFQVNGSDDIRQIQSLENGILFLTKNNLKYMARGGLIIFDYLLDESEDMHSLLLTDSSTLLIGGLQNHILEIDLNTVQETQKYAVETPGVTIMRQTNRFFFCGHTSGKVSLRDLRTFKVEHEFDAFSGSLSDFDVHGNLLATCGFSSRLTGLACDRFLKVYDLRMMRAITPLQVHVDPAFLRFIPTYTSRLAIISQSGQCQFCEPTGLANPADIFHVNPVGPLLMTFDVSASKQALAFGDSEGCVHLWTDSPEPSFNPYSRETEFALPCLVDSLPPLDWSQDLLPLSLIPVPLTADTLLSDWPAANSAPAPRRAPPVDAEILRTMKKVGFIGYAPNPRTRLRNQIPYRLKESDSEFDNFSQVTESPIGREEEPHLHMVSKKYRKVTIKYSKLGLEDFDFKHYNKTLFAGLEPHIPNAYCNCMIQVLYFLEPVRCLIQNHLCQKEFCLACELGFLFHMLDLSRGDPCQGSNFLRAFRTIPEASALGLILADSDEASGKGNLARLIQRWNRFILTQLHQDLQELEVPQAYRGAGGSFCSSGDSVIGQLFSCEMENCSLCRCGSETVRASSTLLFTLSYPEDKTGKNCDFAQVLKRSICLEQNTQAWCDNCEKYQPTIQTRNIRHLPDILVINCEVNSLKEADFWRMQAEVAFKMAIKKHSGEISKNKEFALADWKELGSPEGMLMCPSIEELKNVWLPFSIQMKMTKNKGLDVCNWTDGAEMQWGPARAEEEHGVYVYDLMATVVHILDSRTGGSLVAHIKVGETYHQRKEVSEGVTHQQWYLFNDFLIEPIDKHEAVQFDMNWKVPAILYYIKRNLNSKYNLNIKNPIEANVLLAEASLARKQRKTHTTFIPLMLNEMPQVGDLVGLDAEFVTLNEEEAELRSDGTKSTIKPSQMSVARITCVRGQGPNEGIPFIDDYISTQEQVVDYLTQYSGIKPGDLDAKISSKHLTTLKSTYLKLRFLIDIGVKFVGHGLQKDFRVINLMVPKDQVLDTVYLFHMPRKRMISLRFLAWYFLDLKIQGETHDSIEDARTALQLYRKYLELSKNGTEPESFHKVLKGLYEKGRKMDWKVPEPEGQTSPKSAAVFSSVLAL; this comes from the exons atgaaCTTCGAGGGTCTGGACCCTGGACTGGCAGAGTATGCCCCGGCAATGCATTCTGCCCTGGATCCTGTCCTGGATGCCCACCTGAACCCGAGTCTGCTACAGAACGTGGAGCTGGACCCGGAGGGAGTGGCCCTAGAGGCTCTTCCAGTCCAGGAGTCAGTGCACATAATGGAAGGTGTCTACTCTGAGTTGCACAGTGTGGTGGCTGAAGTGGGTGTGCCTGTCTCCGTCTCCCACTTTGACTTGCACGAGGAGATGCTGTGGGTGGGAAGCCATGGG GGCCATGCCACATCATTTTTCGGCCCAACTTTGGAGCGCTACTCATCATTTCAGGTCAATGGCAGTGATGACATCCGCCAGATCCAGAGCCTGGAGAATGGTATCCTTTTTCTTACCAAGAACAACCTCAAGTATATGGCCCGAGGAGGCCTCATTATATTTGATTACCT GCTGGATGAGAGTGAAGACATGCACAGCCTGTTGCTGACAGACAGCAGCACTCTGCTCATTGGTGGGCTGCAGAACCACATACTAGAGATTGACCTGAACACTGTCCAGGAGACTCAGAAG TATGCAGTTGAGACACCTGGAGTCACTATCATGAGACAGACGAATCGCTTCTTCTTCTGTGGCCACACATCTGGCAAG GTTTCTCTGCGAGATCTCCGTACTTTTAAGGTGGAACATGAGTTTGATGCCTTCTCAGGGAGCCTGTCGGATTTTGATGTGCATGGCAACCTGCTGGCCACCTGTGGCTTCTCCAGCCGCCTTACTGGTCTTGCCTGTGACCGTTTCCTCAAAGTTTATGATCTACGCATGATGCGTGCCATCACACCACTTCAGGTTCACGTGGATCCTGCCTTCTTACGCTTCATCCCTACATATACTTCTCGTCTTGCTATCATCTCCCAGTCAG GGCAGTGCCAGTTTTGTGAGCCCACAGGCCTGGCCAACCCAGCAGACATCTTTCATGTGAATCCTGTGGGACCTCTGCTGATGACGTTTGACGTGTCAGCCAGCAAGCAGGCCCTCGCTTTTGGGGATTCTGAGGGCTGCGTGCACCTCTGGACTGATTCCCCTGAGCCTTCCTTCAACCCGTACTCCCGTGAGACCGAGTTTGCTTTGCCCTGTCTCGTGGACTCACTGCCGCCTCTGGACTGGAGCCAGGACCTACTGCCTCTTTCCCTCATCCCTGTCCCGCTGACCGCTGACACGCTTCTCTCTGATTGGCCTGCTGCCAACTCTGCTCCAGCTCCCAG GCGAGCACCCCCTGTGGATGCAGAGATTCTGCGCACCATGAAGAAGGTGGGCTTCATTGGCTATGCACCCAATCCCCGCACCAGGCTGCGAAATCAG ATTCCTTACCGACTCAAGGAGTCTGACAGTGAATTTGACAACTTCAGCCAGGTCACTGAGTCACCAATAGGGCGGGAAGAGGAGCCACATCTCCACATGGTCTCTAAGAAGTACCGCAAG GTGACCATCAAATACTCCAAGCTAGGGCTGGAGGACTTCGACTTCAAGCACTACAATAAGACGCTGTTTGCTGGATTGGAGCCCCACATCCCCAATGCCTACTGTAACTGCATGATCCAG GTGCTCTATTTCCTGGAGCCTGTGCGTTGTCTAATCCAGAACCACCTTTGCCAGAAGGAGTTCTGCCTGGCCTGCGAGCTGGGCTTCCTCTTCCACATGTTGGACCTCTCCCGAGGCGACCCCTGTCAG GGCAGTAATTTTCTTCGAGCATTCCGCACCATTCCTGAGGCCTCAGCCCTTGGTCTGATTTTGGCTGACTCAGATGAGGCTTCGGGCAAGGGCAACCTGGCCAGGCTCATTCAGAGGTGGAACCGCTTCATTCTCACGCAACTTCATCAAGATTTGCAGGAGCTGGAAGTACCCCAGGCTTACCGAGGCGCTGGAGGCAG CTTTTGCTCATCGGGGGACTCTGTCATTGGGCAGCTGTTCAGCTGTGAGATGGAAAACTGCAGCCTCTGCCGCTGTGGCAGTGAGACCGTGCGAGCCTCATCCACACTGCTCTTCACGCTCTCTTACCCTGAGG ATAAAACCGGGAAGAACTGTGACTTTGCTCAGGTGTTGAAGCGAAGCATCTGCCTGGAGCAGAATACACAGGCCTGGTGTGACAACTGTGAAAAGTACCAGCCCACG ATCCAGACCCGCAACATCCGCCATCTGCCAGATATTCTTGTCATCAACTGTGAGGTGAACAGTTTGAAAGAAGCTGATTTCTGGAGGATGCAGGCTGAG GTTGCCTTCAAGATGGCAATAAAGAAGCATAGTGGGGAAATCTCCAAGAATAAGGAGTTTGCTCTGGCTGATTG GAAGGAACTAGGCAGTCCAGAGGGCATGCTGATGTGTCCCTCCATTGAGGAGTTGAAGAATGTCTGGCTTCCTTTCTCCATTCAAATGAAGATGACCAAGAACAAAGGGCTGGATGTTTGCAATTGGACTGATGGGGCTGAGATGCAG TGGGGCCCAGCCAGGGCAGAGGAGGAGCATGGTGTCTATGTGTATGACCTGATGGCAACTGTGGTACACATCCTGGACTCACGCACAGGGGGCAGCCTGGTGGCTCACATCAAAGTTGGAGAGACCTACCACCAGCGCAAGGAGGTGAGTGAG GGTGTTACCCACCAGCAGTGGTATCTCTTCAACGACTTTCTCATTGAACCTATCGATAAG CATGAAGCTGTGCAGTTTGACATGAATTGGAAAGTGCCTGCTATCCTTTATTACATCAAAAGGAATCTTAATTCCAAATACAACCTGAACA TTAAGAATCCTATTGAGGCAAATGTTCTGCTGGCTGAAGCCTCATTAGCACGGAAGCAGCGGAAAACACATACTACTTTTATTCCCCTGATGCTGAATGAGATGCCACAGGTTGGGGACTTGGTGGGCCTGGACGCTGAGTTTGTCACCCTTAATGAG GAAGAAGCAGAGCTGCGCAGCGATGGCACCAAGTCTACCATCAAGCCAAGCCAGATGTCAGTGGCGAGGATTACCTGCGTTAGGGGCCAGGGACCCAATGAGGGTATCCCCTTCATTGATGACTACATCTCTACCCAGGAGCAG GTGGTGGATTACTTGACTCAGTACTCAGGGATAAAGCCAGGAGACCTTGATGCCAAGATTTCCTCTAAGCACCTCACAACTCTAAAGTCTACCTACTTAAAGCTTCGTTTTCTCATAGACATTGGAGTCAAGTTTGTGGGTCACGGTCTCCAAAAGGACTTCCGGGTCATCAACCTCATG GTGCCCAAGGACCAAGTCCTTGACACTGTTTATCTATTTCACATGCCCCGGAAACGAATGATTTCCCTGCGATTCCTTGCTTGGTACTTTCTAG ACCTGAAGATTCAAGGGGAGACCCATGACAGTATTGAGGATGCCCGCACAGCCCTTCAGCTTTACCGAAAGTATCTGGAGCTAAGCAAAAATGGCACTGAACCTGAGTCCTTCCACAAAGTTCTCAAGGGCCTTTACGAGAAAGGTCGAAAGATGGACTGGAAGGTGCCTGAGCCTGAGGGCCAGACAAGTCCCAAGA GTGCAGCTGTCTTCTCTTCAGTGCTGGCACTCTGA
- the PAN2 gene encoding PAB-dependent poly(A)-specific ribonuclease subunit PAN2 isoform X3: MNFEGLDPGLAEYAPAMHSALDPVLDAHLNPSLLQNVELDPEGVALEALPVQESVHIMEGVYSELHSVVAEVGVPVSVSHFDLHEEMLWVGSHGGHATSFFGPTLERYSSFQVNGSDDIRQIQSLENGILFLTKNNLKYMARGGLIIFDYLLDESEDMHSLLLTDSSTLLIGGLQNHILEIDLNTVQETQKYAVETPGVTIMRQTNRFFFCGHTSGKVSLRDLRTFKVEHEFDAFSGSLSDFDVHGNLLATCGFSSRLTGLACDRFLKVYDLRMMRAITPLQVHVDPAFLRFIPTYTSRLAIISQSGQCQFCEPTGLANPADIFHVNPVGPLLMTFDVSASKQALAFGDSEGCVHLWTDSPEPSFNPYSRETEFALPCLVDSLPPLDWSQDLLPLSLIPVPLTADTLLSDWPAANSAPAPRRAPPVDAEILRTMKKVGFIGYAPNPRTRLRNQIPYRLKESDSEFDNFSQVTESPIGREEEPHLHMVSKKYRKVTIKYSKLGLEDFDFKHYNKTLFAGLEPHIPNAYCNCMIQVLYFLEPVRCLIQNHLCQKEFCLACELGFLFHMLDLSRGDPCQGSNFLRAFRTIPEASALGLILADSDEASGKGNLARLIQRWNRFILTQLHQDLQELEVPQAYRGAGGSSFCSSGDSVIGQLFSCEMENCSLCRCGSETVRASSTLLFTLSYPEGSNSDKTGKNCDFAQVLKRSICLEQNTQAWCDNCEKYQPTIQTRNIRHLPDILVINCEVNSLKEADFWRMQAEVAFKMAIKKHSGEISKNKEFALADWKELGSPEGMLMCPSIEELKNVWLPFSIQMKMTKNKGLDVCNWTDGAEMQWGPARAEEEHGVYVYDLMATVVHILDSRTGGSLVAHIKVGETYHQRKEGVTHQQWYLFNDFLIEPIDKHEAVQFDMNWKVPAILYYIKRNLNSKYNLNIKNPIEANVLLAEASLARKQRKTHTTFIPLMLNEMPQVGDLVGLDAEFVTLNEEEAELRSDGTKSTIKPSQMSVARITCVRGQGPNEGIPFIDDYISTQEQVVDYLTQYSGIKPGDLDAKISSKHLTTLKSTYLKLRFLIDIGVKFVGHGLQKDFRVINLMVPKDQVLDTVYLFHMPRKRMISLRFLAWYFLDLKIQGETHDSIEDARTALQLYRKYLELSKNGTEPESFHKVLKGLYEKGRKMDWKVPEPEGQTSPKSAAVFSSVLAL; encoded by the exons atgaaCTTCGAGGGTCTGGACCCTGGACTGGCAGAGTATGCCCCGGCAATGCATTCTGCCCTGGATCCTGTCCTGGATGCCCACCTGAACCCGAGTCTGCTACAGAACGTGGAGCTGGACCCGGAGGGAGTGGCCCTAGAGGCTCTTCCAGTCCAGGAGTCAGTGCACATAATGGAAGGTGTCTACTCTGAGTTGCACAGTGTGGTGGCTGAAGTGGGTGTGCCTGTCTCCGTCTCCCACTTTGACTTGCACGAGGAGATGCTGTGGGTGGGAAGCCATGGG GGCCATGCCACATCATTTTTCGGCCCAACTTTGGAGCGCTACTCATCATTTCAGGTCAATGGCAGTGATGACATCCGCCAGATCCAGAGCCTGGAGAATGGTATCCTTTTTCTTACCAAGAACAACCTCAAGTATATGGCCCGAGGAGGCCTCATTATATTTGATTACCT GCTGGATGAGAGTGAAGACATGCACAGCCTGTTGCTGACAGACAGCAGCACTCTGCTCATTGGTGGGCTGCAGAACCACATACTAGAGATTGACCTGAACACTGTCCAGGAGACTCAGAAG TATGCAGTTGAGACACCTGGAGTCACTATCATGAGACAGACGAATCGCTTCTTCTTCTGTGGCCACACATCTGGCAAG GTTTCTCTGCGAGATCTCCGTACTTTTAAGGTGGAACATGAGTTTGATGCCTTCTCAGGGAGCCTGTCGGATTTTGATGTGCATGGCAACCTGCTGGCCACCTGTGGCTTCTCCAGCCGCCTTACTGGTCTTGCCTGTGACCGTTTCCTCAAAGTTTATGATCTACGCATGATGCGTGCCATCACACCACTTCAGGTTCACGTGGATCCTGCCTTCTTACGCTTCATCCCTACATATACTTCTCGTCTTGCTATCATCTCCCAGTCAG GGCAGTGCCAGTTTTGTGAGCCCACAGGCCTGGCCAACCCAGCAGACATCTTTCATGTGAATCCTGTGGGACCTCTGCTGATGACGTTTGACGTGTCAGCCAGCAAGCAGGCCCTCGCTTTTGGGGATTCTGAGGGCTGCGTGCACCTCTGGACTGATTCCCCTGAGCCTTCCTTCAACCCGTACTCCCGTGAGACCGAGTTTGCTTTGCCCTGTCTCGTGGACTCACTGCCGCCTCTGGACTGGAGCCAGGACCTACTGCCTCTTTCCCTCATCCCTGTCCCGCTGACCGCTGACACGCTTCTCTCTGATTGGCCTGCTGCCAACTCTGCTCCAGCTCCCAG GCGAGCACCCCCTGTGGATGCAGAGATTCTGCGCACCATGAAGAAGGTGGGCTTCATTGGCTATGCACCCAATCCCCGCACCAGGCTGCGAAATCAG ATTCCTTACCGACTCAAGGAGTCTGACAGTGAATTTGACAACTTCAGCCAGGTCACTGAGTCACCAATAGGGCGGGAAGAGGAGCCACATCTCCACATGGTCTCTAAGAAGTACCGCAAG GTGACCATCAAATACTCCAAGCTAGGGCTGGAGGACTTCGACTTCAAGCACTACAATAAGACGCTGTTTGCTGGATTGGAGCCCCACATCCCCAATGCCTACTGTAACTGCATGATCCAG GTGCTCTATTTCCTGGAGCCTGTGCGTTGTCTAATCCAGAACCACCTTTGCCAGAAGGAGTTCTGCCTGGCCTGCGAGCTGGGCTTCCTCTTCCACATGTTGGACCTCTCCCGAGGCGACCCCTGTCAG GGCAGTAATTTTCTTCGAGCATTCCGCACCATTCCTGAGGCCTCAGCCCTTGGTCTGATTTTGGCTGACTCAGATGAGGCTTCGGGCAAGGGCAACCTGGCCAGGCTCATTCAGAGGTGGAACCGCTTCATTCTCACGCAACTTCATCAAGATTTGCAGGAGCTGGAAGTACCCCAGGCTTACCGAGGCGCTGGAGGCAG CAGCTTTTGCTCATCGGGGGACTCTGTCATTGGGCAGCTGTTCAGCTGTGAGATGGAAAACTGCAGCCTCTGCCGCTGTGGCAGTGAGACCGTGCGAGCCTCATCCACACTGCTCTTCACGCTCTCTTACCCTGAGGGTAGCAACAGTG ATAAAACCGGGAAGAACTGTGACTTTGCTCAGGTGTTGAAGCGAAGCATCTGCCTGGAGCAGAATACACAGGCCTGGTGTGACAACTGTGAAAAGTACCAGCCCACG ATCCAGACCCGCAACATCCGCCATCTGCCAGATATTCTTGTCATCAACTGTGAGGTGAACAGTTTGAAAGAAGCTGATTTCTGGAGGATGCAGGCTGAG GTTGCCTTCAAGATGGCAATAAAGAAGCATAGTGGGGAAATCTCCAAGAATAAGGAGTTTGCTCTGGCTGATTG GAAGGAACTAGGCAGTCCAGAGGGCATGCTGATGTGTCCCTCCATTGAGGAGTTGAAGAATGTCTGGCTTCCTTTCTCCATTCAAATGAAGATGACCAAGAACAAAGGGCTGGATGTTTGCAATTGGACTGATGGGGCTGAGATGCAG TGGGGCCCAGCCAGGGCAGAGGAGGAGCATGGTGTCTATGTGTATGACCTGATGGCAACTGTGGTACACATCCTGGACTCACGCACAGGGGGCAGCCTGGTGGCTCACATCAAAGTTGGAGAGACCTACCACCAGCGCAAGGAG GGTGTTACCCACCAGCAGTGGTATCTCTTCAACGACTTTCTCATTGAACCTATCGATAAG CATGAAGCTGTGCAGTTTGACATGAATTGGAAAGTGCCTGCTATCCTTTATTACATCAAAAGGAATCTTAATTCCAAATACAACCTGAACA TTAAGAATCCTATTGAGGCAAATGTTCTGCTGGCTGAAGCCTCATTAGCACGGAAGCAGCGGAAAACACATACTACTTTTATTCCCCTGATGCTGAATGAGATGCCACAGGTTGGGGACTTGGTGGGCCTGGACGCTGAGTTTGTCACCCTTAATGAG GAAGAAGCAGAGCTGCGCAGCGATGGCACCAAGTCTACCATCAAGCCAAGCCAGATGTCAGTGGCGAGGATTACCTGCGTTAGGGGCCAGGGACCCAATGAGGGTATCCCCTTCATTGATGACTACATCTCTACCCAGGAGCAG GTGGTGGATTACTTGACTCAGTACTCAGGGATAAAGCCAGGAGACCTTGATGCCAAGATTTCCTCTAAGCACCTCACAACTCTAAAGTCTACCTACTTAAAGCTTCGTTTTCTCATAGACATTGGAGTCAAGTTTGTGGGTCACGGTCTCCAAAAGGACTTCCGGGTCATCAACCTCATG GTGCCCAAGGACCAAGTCCTTGACACTGTTTATCTATTTCACATGCCCCGGAAACGAATGATTTCCCTGCGATTCCTTGCTTGGTACTTTCTAG ACCTGAAGATTCAAGGGGAGACCCATGACAGTATTGAGGATGCCCGCACAGCCCTTCAGCTTTACCGAAAGTATCTGGAGCTAAGCAAAAATGGCACTGAACCTGAGTCCTTCCACAAAGTTCTCAAGGGCCTTTACGAGAAAGGTCGAAAGATGGACTGGAAGGTGCCTGAGCCTGAGGGCCAGACAAGTCCCAAGA GTGCAGCTGTCTTCTCTTCAGTGCTGGCACTCTGA